A section of the Sphingomonas ginsenosidivorax genome encodes:
- a CDS encoding M23 family metallopeptidase, which yields MFLRDETGLELAGGTTARAFGRALVEYPVPTRFDRVRDALAQVDWVPDLGSRVGSRDWWRGLATCTALCAATWALSPGFRPLVGAVPAPLAGAEWDESRALAISPLALGADTGRHMAANDLVAPLAEAPERPSVELSATLGEGDALDRVLIRAGVGRNDAEAAAALVSQAVDPAAIKAGTRIALTLGRRADRTTARPLEALDFRARFDLGLTLTRAATGLTMTRKPIAIDSTPLRIQGLVGSSLYRTTRAAGVPAKIVEAYIKALATRMSIGRDVTAADRFDLIVERDRAATGETRIGNLLFAGLDQGRKTVQLVRFAADPSNEDASIGGWFDVNGQTERRAVSGLPVLGRITSSFGWRMHPLLGFTRMHKGLDIGAPYGSPIHAMTDGIVAFAGRTGGYGNFVKLAHGGGMASGYGHMSRIAVSSGTRVRQGQVIGYVGSTGMSTGPHLHWEVWRNGTAINPSSVAFTSVAALSGEKLRAFKARVARLLAVRVGA from the coding sequence GTGTTTCTTCGTGACGAGACTGGACTGGAACTGGCCGGCGGAACCACCGCGCGCGCGTTCGGTCGTGCCTTGGTGGAGTATCCGGTACCGACGCGGTTCGACCGCGTTCGCGACGCGCTGGCGCAGGTCGACTGGGTGCCCGATCTCGGGTCACGCGTCGGATCGCGCGACTGGTGGCGCGGGCTTGCGACCTGCACCGCGCTGTGCGCGGCGACCTGGGCGTTGTCGCCGGGCTTTCGTCCCCTGGTCGGTGCCGTTCCTGCGCCGCTTGCCGGTGCCGAATGGGACGAATCGCGCGCGCTGGCGATCTCGCCGCTCGCGCTCGGTGCCGATACCGGGCGGCACATGGCGGCGAACGACCTAGTCGCGCCACTCGCCGAAGCACCCGAGCGGCCGTCCGTCGAGCTGTCGGCGACGCTTGGCGAAGGCGATGCGCTCGACCGCGTGCTGATCCGCGCCGGCGTCGGCCGCAACGATGCCGAAGCCGCAGCCGCGCTCGTCTCGCAGGCAGTGGACCCGGCTGCCATCAAGGCCGGGACGCGGATCGCGCTGACGCTCGGTCGTCGCGCCGATCGCACCACCGCGCGGCCGCTGGAAGCGCTCGACTTCCGCGCCCGGTTCGACCTCGGCCTGACGCTGACGCGCGCCGCCACCGGCCTGACCATGACGCGCAAGCCGATCGCGATCGATTCAACCCCGCTTCGGATCCAGGGGCTGGTCGGCTCCAGCCTCTACCGCACGACCCGGGCGGCAGGCGTCCCGGCCAAGATCGTCGAGGCGTATATCAAGGCGCTCGCGACGCGTATGTCGATCGGCCGCGACGTGACGGCAGCCGACCGGTTCGACCTGATCGTCGAGCGCGACCGCGCCGCGACCGGCGAGACGCGGATCGGTAATCTTCTCTTCGCCGGGCTGGACCAGGGTCGCAAGACCGTGCAGCTCGTCCGCTTCGCCGCCGACCCCTCCAACGAGGATGCCAGCATCGGTGGCTGGTTCGACGTCAACGGCCAGACCGAGCGCCGCGCGGTGTCGGGGCTGCCCGTGCTCGGACGGATCACGTCGAGCTTCGGCTGGCGGATGCATCCGCTGCTGGGCTTCACGCGGATGCACAAGGGCCTCGATATCGGTGCGCCCTATGGGTCGCCGATCCATGCGATGACCGACGGCATCGTCGCGTTTGCGGGCCGCACCGGCGGCTACGGCAATTTCGTCAAGCTGGCGCATGGCGGCGGGATGGCGAGCGGATACGGCCATATGAGCCGGATCGCGGTCTCGTCCGGCACGCGCGTGCGCCAGGGCCAGGTGATCGGCTATGTCGGCTCGACCGGCATGTCGACGGGGCCCCACCTGCACTGGGAGGTCTGGCGCAACGGCACGGCGATCAATCCGAGCTCGGTCGCCTTCACCAGCGTCGCGGCGTTGTCGGGTGAAAAGCTGCGTGCGTTCAAGGCGCGGGTCGCGCGGCTGCTGGCGGTCAGGGTCGGCGCGTAG